GAGGTCTCGGGCGAGCTGCGTCAGTACATCGGCGTGACCACGCACGACGCCGAGGGGACCGTGAACGGCTTCGTCCAGCTCGGCATCCGGCCGACGCGCCTCGAGACGCTGCTCGAGAGCGTGCAGATCGACCACGTGCTCGACGGCGTCCAGGTGGGCTCGGGCGGCTTCGCCTTCGCCGTGAGCAAGGCCGACGGCACCTTCGCCTACTACCCCGACGACGTCACGACCGGCAAGCCCGCCGTCGACTGCGGCCTCTCCGAGGACCAGCTCAAGGACGGCTTCAGCGACTACGTCACCGTGAACGGGGAGCGCCTCTACGCCGCCTCTGCCGAGACGGGGGACTACTACGTGTTCGCTGCCGTCGCGGATGACGCGCTGATGGCGGAGCGCGGTCCGCTCACCGTCGCGACGGCGGGCGTGTCGCTCGTCTGCCTCGTGGTCATCTTCTGCCTCATGGTCGTCGAGCCCACCTCGGCGCCTGTCGCCGCTCCCGCGGCGGGGCGGGGCGACGAGTCCCCCGCGCGCATGGTCGACGTCACCGTGAGCGGGCGCACGATGAAGACCGTCGCCGCCGCGAGCCGCTGGTTCCGTCGCTCCCTCAACTGGAACGAGCTGACGCCCGAGCAGAAGCTCGCGCGGGTGCTGCGCTGGTTCGGCGCCGTCGGCGTGATCGCGGTCTGCGTGGCCGTGATCTTCCGCGACGCGATCTTCCCCGAGGGGTCGATCTTCTCGTACATCCTCGGCGGCCAGTGGGAGCAGGGCGTCAACATCTTCGCCGTCACGGCGTCGATCATGTTCGCCTGCGTCGCCATGACCGCGGCTGAGATCCTGCAGCGCGTCCTCTACCTCGTCTCGCGCGTCGTCGAGGCGCGCGGCGTGACGCTGTGCCGCCTGGGTGGGAGCGTGATAAAGTACGTCACCATCATCGGCATGCTCTACTGGTGCCTGGCCATGCTCGGCGTGGACACCGCGACGCTGCTCGCCTCGGCGGGCCTCCTGACGCTGGCCATCTCGCTCGGCGCCAAGGACCTCGTGACCGACATCATCGCCGGCCTGTTCATCATCTTCGAGGGCGAGTTCCGCGTGGGCGACATCATCCAGGTCGGCGGCCAGCGCGGCACCGTCATGGAGATTGGCGTCCGCACCACCAAGATCAACGACGGAAACGGCAACGTCCTGGTGATGCGCAACTCGAGCATCTCCAACGTGGTCAACATGACCAAGGAGCACTCCTACGCCGCGGTCGAGGTGGGCATCGAGTACGGCGAGAGCCTCGAGCGCGTGGAGAACATCCTCGCCAAGGAGTTCCCCAACATCAAGCGCCGCCTGCCCGCCATCATCGACGGGCCGTTCTACAAGGGCGTCACGATGCTCGCGGACAACTCGGTCAACATCAAGATCGTGGCGGAGTGCCGCGAGAAGGACCGCGGCTCGCTCACCAACGACCTCAACCGCGAGATCAAGCTGCTCTTTGACAAGTACGACATCTCGATTCCGTACCCGCAGGTCGTGATCAACCAGCCCACGGCCTTCAAGAAGGCCACCGCCGCCGAGAAGGCCGCCGCCGACAGGTTCAACGCGGAGCAGAAGGAGGCCGTCCGCGGCATGACCGACGAGGACGAGGACTTCGACGACTCCAACGACTCCGAGCGGCGCTAGGCTGCGGCCTCGAGCTGCCGTGCGGGCCCGTCGTCGCGGACGCGCGACCGCGGGCCCGCTCTTCTCGCCGCCGCGCCGCCAATGTTGCCGCTCGTTGCGCTATAACGGTGCTAGGCAGCGGAGGGGGCGAGAAGAACGGACGGCGTGCGGCTCATTGCGCACTTCCTGGGACCGTATCGGCGGGACTTTCTGCTCGCCGTGCTGTGCGTGGCTGCGGAGACCTCGCTCGAGCTCTTCATCCCCATCCTCATGGCGCAGGTCATCGACCAGGGGATCATGGCCGCCGACCTGAGCGTGGTGCTCGCCAACGGGGCGCTCATGCTCGCCTGCGCGGCCGCCGCCCTCGCGCTGGGGCTCGCCTACGCGCGCTTCTCCGCACGCGCCGCGATGGGCCTGGGCGCGCGCCTGCGCGAGGCCGAGTACACGCACCTCCAGACCTTCTCCTTCGCCGACATCGACGACTTCGAGGGATCCTCGCTCGTGACGCGCCTCACCACGGACGTCACCGTGGTGCAGAACGCGCTCGTCACGGGCACGCGCCCGCTCGTGCGTGGCCCCTCGGCGCTGGTGGCGGGCGTCGCCTACGCCTTTCTCATGTCGCCGGAGCTCGCCGTGGTGTTCTGTGTGGTCGTGCCGCTGCTCGCGGTGGCCATGCTCTCCGTGGTCGCGCGCGTGGCGCCGCGCTACCGCGTGCTGCAGCGCGCCATGGACCGGCTGAACGACGCCCTGCAGGAGGACCTCGCCGCCATCCGCGTGATCAAGGCCTACGTGCGCGAGGGCCACGTCGCCGAGCGCTTCGCCGCCGTGAACGAGCACCTGGCGGACACCGCCACGCGCACCTTCCGCACCGCGGTCCTGAACGTCCCGATCCTCCAGGGCGCCATGTACGCGACCAGCGTGGCCATCCTGCTCTTTGGCGGGCAGATGATCCTCGCCGGCACGCTCACCGTGGGCGCGTTCACGGGCTTCATGAGCTACGTCCTGCAGATCGTGAACTCGCTGATGATGATCTCCAATGTCTTCCTCATGCTCGCCCGCGCCGTGACCAGTGTGGAGCGCGTGCGCGAGGTTCTGGACGAGAAGCCCACGCTCGCCTCGCCGCCTGACGCGATCGCGGTCGTGTCGGACGGCTCGGTCGTCTTCGACCACTTCTGCTTCAAGTACGCGGAGGACGCCGAGAAGGACGTGCTCTCGGACGTCTGCCTGGACATTTCCGCCGGCTCCACCGTGGGCGTGCTCGGCGGCACGGGCTCGGGCAAGACCACGCTCGTGCAGCTCGTGGCGCGGCTCTACGACGTGACCTCGGGCGCGGTGCGCGTGGGCGGCCACGACGTGCGCGCCTACGACCTGGCCGTCCTGCGCGACGCCGTAGCGGTGGTGCTGCAGAAGAACGTGCTGTTCTCCGGCACGGTTCGCGAGAACCTGGCCTGGGGCGACGCGGACGCAACCGACGAGCAGATGCTCGAGGCGTGCCGGCTCGCCCGCGCGGACGAGTTCCTGGAGCGCATCGGCGGGCTGGACGGCGCGCTCGGCCAGGGCGGCGCCGGCGTCTCGGGCGGGCAGCGCCAGCGCCTGTGCATCGTGCGTGCCCTGCTCAAGCATCCGCGCGTCCTCATCCTGGACGACTCCACGAGCGCCGTGGACATGGCCACGGACGCTGCCATCCGCGAGAGCCTGACGCGTCTCGCGGGGGTGACCAAGATCGTGATCGCGCAGCGCGTGGCCTCCGTGATGGACGCCGACACGATCGTGGTGCTCGACGACGGGCGCGTCCACGCGTGCGGAACGCACGAGGAGCTTCTCGCAGCCGACCCCATCTACCAGGAGATCTACGAGTCGCAGGTCGGGTCCGGGATCAGCGGGGAGGTGGCCTAGATGCCCGCCCGCGGAAACGCCACGCCGTCGCGGCCGCACGACCTTCTCGCCACGCTGCGCGAGCTCTCGTCCTACATGAGCCACGCCCGCTGGCTCATGCTCGCGGTGGCCGTGCTCGTCACGCTTGCCGGGCTCGCCAACCTGCTCGGCACGTACATGATCAAGCCCGTGGTGAACGCGGTGGGGGAGGGCGATCAGGCGGCGTTTGCCCGCGGCGTGGCCCTTGCCGCCGCGGTCTACGTCGTGGGCGTGGCGTCGGCCGCGGGCTACACGCAGCTCATGGTGCGCGCGGCGCAGCGCGTGGTCCTTGACGTTCGCCGCGACCTCTTCGCGCACATCGAGCGCCTGCCGCTCTCGTTCTTCGACCGTGCTCGCCACGGCGACGTGATGAGCTACTTCACCAACGACGTCGACACGGTGTCCGAGGCGCTCAACAACAGCTTTGCCAGCCTCGTTCAGGCGGCGGTGCAGATCGTGGGCACGCTCGTGCTGCTTCTGGTGCTGGACTGGAGGCTCACGCTGGTCACGATCGCGTGCGACGCGGCGATCGCGCTCTACGTGCGCTTCTCGGGCGGGCGCAGCAGCCGGTTCTTCTCGCGTCAGCAGGCGGAGCTCGCCGGGCTGGACGGCTACGTGGAGGAGATGATCGCGGGGCAGAAGGTCGTGAAGGTCTTCAATCACGAGGGCGCCAACCTCGCGCGCTTCCTCGAGCTCAACGAGCGTCTGCGGGCGGCGGGCACCACGGCGCAGTCCTATGCGGCAACGATGGTGCCGGTGACGGTCTGCGTGGGGTACGTGAACTACGCGATCGTGTGCGTGCTGGGGGCGCTCCTCGCCGTGCGGGGTCTCACGGACGTGGGCTCGCTTGCGAGCTACCTGGTCTTCGTGCGACAGGCCGCCGCGCCGCTCAACCAGTTCACCCAGCAGGGCAACTTCCTGCTCACGGCACTTGCCGGCGCGGAGCGGATCTTCTCGGTCATGCGCCTCGAGCCCGAGGTGGACGAGGGGGAGGTGCGCCTCGTGCACGCGGATGACGTGGAGGCCGCCCGCGCCGCCGCCGGCGCGGCGGGCTGGGCGTGGGAGATCTGCGACGAGCACGTGCCGCTCCAGGGAGACGTGCGCTTCTACCACGTGGACTTTGGCTACGAGGAGGGGCAGACCGTGCTCGCGGACCTCTCGCTCTACGCCAAGCCGGGTCAGAAGATCGCGTTCGTGGGCTCCACGGGTGCCGGAAAGACCACGATCACCAACCTCATCAACCGCTTCTACGAGGTTCGCTCTGGCGTGATCACCTACGACGGCATCGACGTGCGCGACATAGAGAAGGCCTCCCTGCGCCGCTCGCTGGGCATCGTGCTGCAGGACACGCACCTCTTTGCCGGCACGATCACGGACAACATCCGCTTTGGCAGGCTGGGCGCCACCGACGAGGAGGTGCGCGCCGCGGCTCGCCTGGCCTGTGCCGACGGCTTCATCTCGCGCCTGCCGCGCGGCTACGACACGCCCGTGGTGGCCGACGGCGCGAACCTCTCCCAGGGACAGCGGCAGCTTCTCGCCATCGCGCGGGCGGCCGTCGCCGACCCGCCGGTGCTGATTCTCGACGAGGCCACCTCGAGCATCGACACGCGCACCGAGGCGCTCATCCAGCGCGGCATGGACGCGCTCATGGCGGGGCGCACGGTCTTCGTGATCGCGCACCGGCTCTCTACCGTGCGCAACGCCGACGCGATCATGGTGCTGGAGCACGGGCGGATCGTGGAGCGCGGCACGCACGAGGAGCTTCTCGCCGCCCGGGGAGAGTACTGGCAGCTCTGGACGGGAGCCAAGGAGCTGGACTAGCGCCGCGTGCCTCGGCGCGCGACGTCTGTCTCGTCCGTCCTTCTCGGCCGCTGTCCTGAAATTCTGGCCTGTGGCACGACGTGCGTGCCACAGGTTCGTTTTTAAGGACGTGGGCGAGAAGAACCCCAGCTCGCGTCGGAGCGTCTCTGCCACAGGCTTGTTTTTCAGGACAAGCGCGGACGAGGCCAGCGAGAAGCGCGGGCGGCACTGGTGGGCGGGATCGACGGTCGTGGAAGGCGCTAGTACCCGCGGCTCATGCGCTTGCGGATCCCGAAGTACTCCATCACGAGCAGCGTGAGCAGGATTGCCATGGAGACGAGCGATCCCACGACGGCGCCCGCGAGTCCGGCGAAGTTGACGAGCAGCATCGCCACGGGCACGGAGAACGCGAAGGCGATCAGGTAGAGCTTGGAGACGTCGCCCTGGGCGCGCAGCACCGTGACGATCTGGTAGAGGAAGTCGATGCACGCGCAGACGCCGCCCGTGGCGACCATAACCAGGCAGAGGCCGCGGAACCGCTCGAAGTCCAGCCCGTACATGAAGCTCATGAGCGGGATGCCCACGGTGCCCATGACGAGTGCCATCGCCCCGGTCACGAGCGCGATCACGCCCACCATCGCCAGGACCAGGAGGTCGAAGCGGCGGTGCTTCTCGGGGTCGTCCCAGATGCGCGCCAGGCGCACGAGCTGTGGCTTGTAGATGAATCCCGCAACCATGAGAATCGAGTGGGCGGGGAAGTACATGGCGTTGTAGTAGAGCTGGTTGTCGTAGGAGAGCGCGCCCTCCATCGCGAACTTGGGCACCGAGTCGATCAGGTTGTAGAGGAAGAGCGCCAGAAACAGCGGGAAGCACTCGACGAACAGCTCGCGGATCCCCCGCGCCGTGGCGGGCATGCTGCGCTCCGTCTCGAAGTAGGCGAGCGGCACGGTGAGAAGCACCAGCGACGCCACGGCGCCCACCGCCATGCCAAAGCTCGCCAGCGCGAGGCTGCGGGTCACGAAGAGCACGAGCGAGAACGCGACGAGGCCCAGCACGCAGCGCGCCGCCTGCGAGAGGCCGGCCAGGTAGAGCTTGTCCTTCTGCTGGAGGCGCCCCTCGTAGACGTCGGCCAGGCCGTCCACCGCGCGGAACACGAGCACGCCCATGCAGATGGAGAACATGTAGGCGTCGTAGCCGCGGAACTGGCACCACAGCCAGCCCACGACGAGCATCGCCGCGCACGTGACGAACCGGTTGATCTGGTAGTCAAGGAAGGAGCGCATGTCGTCCAGGTCCGAGACCTGGTAGGTGCGCACGCCGTAGTTGGCGAGGAACAGCAGGAGCGTTCCCACGGTGAACGCCATCGAGAACAGGCCCGCCTGCTCGGCGCCCACCAGCCACGTCGCCACCATCGTGAGCGCGGGGAAGAGCATGCCCCACGCGGCCTGGCCGATCGTGTTGCAGACGTAGTCGCGCTTGGTCTGGTGCGCGAGGTACTGCTCGGACTGCTCGGAGAACTTCCCGCCAAAGACGGCGGCGATGAGGCGGTTCCACCAGTCGTTGACGACACGGGCGAGAAACGCCTCGTGCTCGCGGTCGCGCGGCGGCTTCCGCCTCCGACGCGTCTCGACGCGAACGCCGTAGCGCGGCGTGCGCGGGCTGGTGGCAGGGGCTGCCGGGCGGGTTCTCCTGAGCGGGTTCTTCATAGGCCTCTCTCTTGGGCGTCCTTCTCGGCTCCCGATTGTAGCGCCCGCGGGTGACGGACGTGTAAATCGCGGGCATCGCGTTTTTCGCGTGGGTCTTTCTTGAGCGGGGTTCTGCTTTCACGCGCCGACAGAGTATTGTAGAGGGGACCGTCCACACGGCAAAGGAGCAGCGTTGGCCGAGAAGAGCGCGCACACGATGAGTTCGACCGATACTATGCCCGCCCTCAACGTCCCCGAGAGCATCGCCGAGAACCTGGACCTGTTCCTGCGTCTGGTGCGCAAGGTGCTCGAGGAGTTTGACCCGGGCCTGCTGGAGACCTTTGACGTCCTGCTTTCGGACGCCTTCCGCGCAAACGCGGACGAGGCGGCCGAGACCCCAGACGAGCTGGCGGCCTTCGACGAGCTCGAGCGCACGATCGAGCAGCTCGACGAGCGTCGCGCCACGCTGCTCATGCGGGCCTTCGTCGCCTACTTCCACCTCGCCAACATCTGCGAGGAGCACTATCGCGTGACCTCGCTGCGCGAGCGCGAGGCCGGCGTCGACCCAGCCGCCGGCGCCGACCCGATCAACGACCTCACCGTTGCCTACCGCCGCCTCGTCGACGAGTGCGGGCGCGCCGCGGCCACGTCCCTGCTCCAGCGCCTGGAGTTCCGGCCGGTCTTCACCGCGCACCCCACCGAGGCCCGCCGCAAGGCCGTCGAGGGCAAGATCCGGCGCATCTCCGAGCTGCTCGAGGAGCGCGCGCGGCTGGGCGGCGTCGAGCTCGTCGAGAACGAGCGGCGCCTGCTGCAGGAGATCGACGCCCTCCTGCGCACCTCGCCGATCGCGCACAAGAAGCCGACGCCCGTCGAGGAGGCCGACACGATCGTCGACATCTTCGACAACACCCTCTTCGACATGGTGCCCGACGTCTACCGGCGCTTTGACGACTGGGAGCTCGGGTCGCGCGCCGGCACCGTGCCCCCCGTCTGCCCCGCGTTCTTCCACCCCGGCAGCTGGATCGGCTCCGACCGAGACGGCAACCCCAACGTCACCGCCCGCGTGAGCCGTGCCGTGGCCGAGAAGTTCCGCGTGCACGTCCTCACCCGCCTTGCCGACGCCACGCAGGCGTGCGGGCGCAATCTCACGCTCGACACCGTGTCGACGCCCCCGTCCGACCGACTCGTGAACCTCTGGAACCACCAGGTCGAGATGAGCGAGGAGCTCACGACGCGCGCGCTCGGCATCTCCGCGAGCGAGCTGCACCGCGCCGCCATGCTCGTCATCGCCGAGCGCCTGCGCGCCACGGTCGCGCGGACCGCCGACATCATGTACGCGGCCGCCGACGACTACCTTGCCGACCTGCGCGTCGTTCAGGACTCGCTGGCGCGCGCCGGCGCCGTCCGGGCTGCGTACGGGCCCCTCCAGCGCCTCGTCTGGCAGGCGCAGACCTTTGGCTTCCACCTCGTGGAGATGGAGTTCCGCCAGCACTCGCTCGTGCACGAGCGCGCGCTCGCCGACATCCGCGAGCACGGGCGCTGGGGGGAGCGCGGGGAGCTCGACCCCATGACGCGCGAGGTGCTGGACACGTTCCGGGCGATCTCGCAGATCCAGCGCAAGAACGGCGTTGACGCCGCGCGTCGCTACATCATCTCCTTCACCCGCTCGGCCGAGGACGTGGCAAACGTCTACGAGCTCGCGCACCTGGCCTTCGCGCACGAGGCCGACGTGCCTGTGCTCGACGTCATCCCGCTCTTCGAGCAGGCCGCCGACCTCGAGCACGCGGTGGAGACGCTCGACCAGATCGTCCGCCTGCCCGAGGTGCAGCGTCGCCTGGCCCAGACGGGCCGTCGCCTGGAGGTCATGCTCGGCTACTCGGACTCCTCCAAGGACGTGGGTCCCACGGCCGCCACGCTCGTGCTGCACGCGGCACAGGGCGCGATCGCGCGCTGGGCGGAGGAGAACGACATCGACCTCGTCCTCATGCACGGGCGCGGCGGCGCGGTCGGGCGCGGCGGCGGCCCGGCCAACCGCGCGGTGCTCTCCCAGCCCGCCGGCTCCGTGAACGGACGCTTCAAGCTCACCGAGCAGGGCGAGGTCATCTTCGCGCGCTACGGCAACCCCACGCTGGCGCGTCGCCATGTCGAGTCGGTCGCGGGGGCGACGCTCCTCTCGAGCGCGCCGTCGGTGCAGCTGCACAACACCGAGACGACCGAGAGGTACGCGGGGCTCGCCGCCGAGCTGGACGCCGCGAGCCGCGAGCGCTACCTCGACCTGCTGCACACCGATGGCTTCGCCCCGTGGTTCTCCACGGTGACGCCGCTCGCCGAGGTCGGCCTCATGCCCATCGGGTCCCGCCCGGCGAAGCGCGGCCTCGGCGCTGCCTCCCTCGACGACCTGCGCGCGATTCCGTGGATCTTCTCGTGGAGCCAGGCGCGCGTCAACCTGGCGGCATGGTACGGCCTCGGAACCGCCTGCGAGCGCGTGGGCGACCTCGACCGGCTGCGCGCCGCCTATGCCGAGTGGCCGCTCTTCTCGACGTTCATCGACAACATCGAGATGTCGCTCTCCAAGGTGGACGAGCGCATCGCGCGCCTCTACCTCGCGCTCGCCGATCGCGACGACCTCGCGGACAAGGTGCTGGGCGAGATGGAGCTCACGCGGAGCTGGGTGCTCAGGATCGTGGGGGACGCATGGCCGCTGCAGCACCGTCGCGTGCTCGGGCCCGTCATCCGCATGCGCCTGCCGTTCGTGAACGTGCTCTCGGTGACCCAGGCGCTTGCCCTGCGCCGCCTGCGCGCGGGCGAGCTCGAGCCGGGGGAGCGAGACGCGCTCACGTACCTCATCCTCTGCACCGTGTCCGGCGTCGCCGCCGGCCTGCAGAACACGGGCTGACACGGCCGCGCGGCCGCGTGGTGGCCGCGCTCGTGAGCAACCCCGCATATTCGCTGGCGGCCGGCACGGCGAGCGGGGCCGCGCGCGGCATGCCGGACCGAGCGCAACCCTGGCGTGGCAGGGTCCGTCGTCGCGCTCGCCGTCGTGGTCTGGGCGGCAAGGAGGGCGCGGAGCCGCGTTGCCCCTGTCGCGGGCGCCCACTTTGCGCACGGGAGCAAGAGGCGTCCCGCCAGAGGGGATGGGGGGAGGCCCGGGAACCCTAGCGGTCCACGTCGGCGGCCGGGCCGTCCGTGAGGGCCGAGCGGCAGTCGGCGAGGTGCTCGCGGGCGGAGCGGGGCAGCTCGGGGTAGCGCGGATCGATGTCCTCGAGCACGCCGAGCAGCGCCTCCGAGACTAGCGTGCGCGCGACCCACTTCTGATCGGCGGGAATCACGAGCCAGGGGGCGTGGTCGGTTGCCGTGGCGGCGATCATGTCCTCGTAGGCGCGCTGGTACTCGTCCCACTCCATGCGCTCGGCCAGGTCGCTCTCGGAGAACTTCCAGTTCTTGGCCGCGTCGTCGATGCGCTCGAGGAAGCGCTCGCGCTGCTTGTCGGCGCTCACGTTGAGGAAGACCTTGACCACGCGATTGCCCGTGCGCCACAGGTAGCGCTCGAACCCGCGGATGTCCTCGAAGCGCTCCTCAAAGTAGCGCCTCTCGCTCATGTCCGTGCAGCGGCGGGGCAGCTGGTAGTCCCTCCAGAGGCCGTGCACGCGCACGACGAGGCACTCCTCGTAGTAGGAGCGGTTGAAGACGGCGATCTTGCCGCGCGCGGGCAGCGCCGAGAAGCTCCGCCAGAGGAAGCCGTGCTCGCGGTCAACGCTCGTCGGCTGCTTGAAGCTGCGCACGTCGATGCCGGTGGGGTTGATGCCGCCCAGCACGTGGCGAATCGTCGAGTCCTTGCCGGCGGCGTCCATGGCCTGCAGAATCACGATGACGCTCTCGCGCGTCTCGGCGAAGAGGCGGTCCTGGAGCCCCTCTATGCGCGCCTTGTTGCGCACGAGCCGCTCCTCCCAGGCGTCCCGCTCGTCTGCGTCTACCTTGAGCGAAGTGGGGTAGCGCTCCAGCCGGAAGCCCTTTCCGTCCGTCACCGTGAAGTCGCGAACGTCAGCGTCCATGTTTGCCTCCCGTCTCGTGTTTCTCTGCTTGTGCCCGTTTTCGCGCGTGCGTTCCCGCCACGTTGTGTGGCGTCATCGGGGGCATCTCCGCTAGACGCCGCTCGTGAATGCACGAGCGGGGGGTTCTGGCGGATTTTGGCCCGAGAAGTGCCGCTCGTGAATTCACGAGCGGTATGGGGCGATGCTTGCCTCGGGTCCTGCCGGTCCCGCGCGTGCGTCGCCGCCATAAAGTTGCGGCGATGTAACTCAATCGGCAAACGGTGTTGGCGTCCCTGCAAGTTAGTCGTATATTACTTATGTTGAGTTGGTGGAGGATAACTTCAAAGGAGGCAGCTCACATGGCATCACCCCAGCTTCCGCTGGCTATGGCAGGTGCGGACGACGTCGTCCGCGTGGCGCGCGTGCGCGGCGACGCCAGCCTGCGACAGCACCTCGCGGAGCTCGGTTTCGTGGAGGGCGCCGAGGTCAAGGTGGTCTCGCGCGCTGCCGGCGACGTCATCGTGCTCGTCAAGGGCGCGCGCCTGGCGCTCAACCGCGCGATGGCGAGCCGCATCACCGTGTCAATCTAAATGGGTCAAAAGGGGACTGTCCCCTTTTGACTCATAGGGAAGAAAGGAAGGTACATGGCAACACTCAAGGACGTGAAGGTGGGGGAGAGCGCAACCGTGGCCAGGCTCACGGGCGTCGGCGCCCTCAAGCGCCGCATCATGGACATGGGCCTCACCAAGGGCACGCGCGTCTATGTGCGCAAGGTTGCCCCGCTCGGAGACCCGCTCGAGCTCACGGTGCGCGGCTACGAGCTCTCGATCCGCAGGGACGAGGCGGCGAGCGTCGAGGTCACGGACGTGGCGCAGGGCGAGTAGCGGACGAGAGGGCCCGCGTCGCGGGCACGGCCGGGAGCGGCCGTTTTTCTCGCCCCAAAAGTTAGCTTATTCTAACAAATGCCATCACACAAGTAGCAATTAGTTAACTCGGTACGACACAGAAAGGCACGGTATGGCAGAAACCATGATCGGTCTTGCGGGCAACCCAAACTGCGGCAAGACCACGCTGTTCAACGAGCTCACGGGCTCGAACGGCTACGTGGGCAACTGGCCCGGCGTGACCGTCGAGAAGAAGCAGGCCGCCTGGCGCGCCGACAGGAGCGTCACCTTTGTCGACCTGCCCGGCATCTACTCGCTCTCGCCGTACACACCCGAGGAGGTCGTCTCGCGCGACTACATCGTCGGGGAGCGCCCCGACGCCGTAATCAACCTCGTCGACGTGACCAACCTCGAGCGCAACCTCTACCTGACGACGCAGCTTCTGGAGGCCGGGCGCCCCGTGGTCGTCGGCCTCAACATGTGCGACCTGCTCAAGGAGCGCGGCGACGTCATTGACGCCGCGGCTCTCTCGCAGCGCCTGGGCGTACCGGTGGTCCAGGTGTCCGCCCTGCGCAACACCAACCTCGACGAGCTCGTCAGGAAGGCCGTCTCCGCCGGTCAGGCGGGCAGCACCCAGGCGGGCGCGCGGTGCTTCTCGGCCGAGGTCGAGGAGGCGCTGGAAAAGATCGCCAAGATCGTCTCCGGCAGCTGCGACGCCAACCTCGTGCGCTGGTACTCCGTGAAGGTCTTCGAGCGCGACGCCGATGCCGTGAAGCAGCTGCACCTCAGCGGGGCGCAGCTCGACCAGGCCGAGAAGGTCATCAAGGCAGTCGAGAAGGCCCGCGACGACGACGCGGAGTCCATCATCACCTCCGACCGCTACGACTGGATCGCCGAGACCATGGGGGTCTGCGTCAAGAAGGCCCCCAAGAGGCTCAGCATGTCCGAGAGGATCGACAAGGTCGTCACTAACCGCGTGCTCGGCCTGCCGATCTTTGTAGCGGTGATGTTCGTGGTGTACTACCTGGCTGTCTCAACGGTGGGCACCTGGGGCACCGA
Above is a genomic segment from Olsenella timonensis containing:
- a CDS encoding phosphoenolpyruvate carboxylase, whose translation is MSSTDTMPALNVPESIAENLDLFLRLVRKVLEEFDPGLLETFDVLLSDAFRANADEAAETPDELAAFDELERTIEQLDERRATLLMRAFVAYFHLANICEEHYRVTSLREREAGVDPAAGADPINDLTVAYRRLVDECGRAAATSLLQRLEFRPVFTAHPTEARRKAVEGKIRRISELLEERARLGGVELVENERRLLQEIDALLRTSPIAHKKPTPVEEADTIVDIFDNTLFDMVPDVYRRFDDWELGSRAGTVPPVCPAFFHPGSWIGSDRDGNPNVTARVSRAVAEKFRVHVLTRLADATQACGRNLTLDTVSTPPSDRLVNLWNHQVEMSEELTTRALGISASELHRAAMLVIAERLRATVARTADIMYAAADDYLADLRVVQDSLARAGAVRAAYGPLQRLVWQAQTFGFHLVEMEFRQHSLVHERALADIREHGRWGERGELDPMTREVLDTFRAISQIQRKNGVDAARRYIISFTRSAEDVANVYELAHLAFAHEADVPVLDVIPLFEQAADLEHAVETLDQIVRLPEVQRRLAQTGRRLEVMLGYSDSSKDVGPTAATLVLHAAQGAIARWAEENDIDLVLMHGRGGAVGRGGGPANRAVLSQPAGSVNGRFKLTEQGEVIFARYGNPTLARRHVESVAGATLLSSAPSVQLHNTETTERYAGLAAELDAASRERYLDLLHTDGFAPWFSTVTPLAEVGLMPIGSRPAKRGLGAASLDDLRAIPWIFSWSQARVNLAAWYGLGTACERVGDLDRLRAAYAEWPLFSTFIDNIEMSLSKVDERIARLYLALADRDDLADKVLGEMELTRSWVLRIVGDAWPLQHRRVLGPVIRMRLPFVNVLSVTQALALRRLRAGELEPGERDALTYLILCTVSGVAAGLQNTG
- a CDS encoding PPK2 family polyphosphate kinase — protein: MDADVRDFTVTDGKGFRLERYPTSLKVDADERDAWEERLVRNKARIEGLQDRLFAETRESVIVILQAMDAAGKDSTIRHVLGGINPTGIDVRSFKQPTSVDREHGFLWRSFSALPARGKIAVFNRSYYEECLVVRVHGLWRDYQLPRRCTDMSERRYFEERFEDIRGFERYLWRTGNRVVKVFLNVSADKQRERFLERIDDAAKNWKFSESDLAERMEWDEYQRAYEDMIAATATDHAPWLVIPADQKWVARTLVSEALLGVLEDIDPRYPELPRSAREHLADCRSALTDGPAADVDR
- a CDS encoding FeoA family protein, with amino-acid sequence MASPQLPLAMAGADDVVRVARVRGDASLRQHLAELGFVEGAEVKVVSRAAGDVIVLVKGARLALNRAMASRITVSI
- a CDS encoding FeoA family protein; protein product: MATLKDVKVGESATVARLTGVGALKRRIMDMGLTKGTRVYVRKVAPLGDPLELTVRGYELSIRRDEAASVEVTDVAQGE